The following proteins are encoded in a genomic region of Streptococcus equi subsp. equi:
- a CDS encoding transposase IS116/IS110/IS902, producing MHYKILQLGGIELPIRIESMLGAFGCKLFQLLIAQTPMTARVSSPLIVYTSLKKKAPQRREALNGDFSNHHHFLWG from the coding sequence TTGCATTATAAAATTCTACAGTTAGGTGGCATTGAACTTCCGATCCGCATTGAGAGTATGCTGGGTGCTTTCGGTTGCAAGCTATTTCAACTACTGATTGCTCAAACGCCTATGACAGCTAGAGTAAGTAGTCCATTAATTGTTTATACTAGTTTGAAGAAGAAAGCTCCTCAACGTCGTGAAGCACTTAATGGTGATTTCTCCAATCACCACCATTTTCTATGGGGGTAG
- the thrS gene encoding threonyl-tRNA synthetase, which yields MITITFPDGAVREFESGVTTFEIADSISKSLAKKALAGKFNGQLIDTTRAIEEDGSIEIITADHEDAFEVLRHSAAHLFAQAAKRLFPKLHLGVGPAIADGFYYDTDNADGQISNEDLPRIEEEMKKIVKENFPCIREEITKEEALELFKDDPYKVELINEHADDAAGLTVYRQGEFVDLCRGPHVPSTGRIRVFHLLNVAGAYWRGNSDNNMMQRVYGTAWFDKKDLKAYLTRLEEAKERDHRKLGKELDLFMISQEVGQGLPFWLPNGATIRRTLERYITDKELASGYQHVYTPPLASVELYKTSGHWEHYQEDMFPTMDMGDGEEFVLRPMNCPHHIQVYKNHVHSYRELPIRIAELGMMHRYEKSGALSGLQRVREMTLNDGHLFVTPEQIQEEFQRALQLIIDVYEDFNLTDYRFRLSYRDPKDTHKYYDNDEMWENAQSMLKAALDEMGADYFEAEGEAAFYGPKLDIQVKTALGNEETLSTIQLDFLLPERFNLSYIGADGEEHRPVMIHRGVISTMERFTAILIETYKGAFPTWLAPRQVTVIPISNEAHIDYAWEVAKILRDHGIRADVDDRNEKMQYKIRASQTSKIPYQLIVGDKEMQDKSVNVRRYGSKATHTEAISAFVDNILADIARKSRPAEG from the coding sequence ATGATTACAATCACTTTCCCAGACGGCGCGGTGCGTGAATTTGAATCTGGTGTCACAACCTTTGAGATTGCTGACTCTATCAGCAAATCTCTAGCTAAAAAGGCCTTGGCTGGTAAGTTTAATGGTCAATTAATTGATACCACGCGCGCCATTGAAGAGGACGGTAGTATAGAAATTATAACTGCTGATCATGAGGACGCTTTTGAGGTGCTGCGTCATTCTGCGGCTCACTTGTTTGCTCAAGCTGCTAAGCGCTTGTTCCCCAAGCTGCATCTTGGTGTAGGCCCTGCCATTGCAGATGGTTTTTATTATGATACAGATAATGCTGATGGTCAAATCTCTAACGAAGACCTGCCTCGCATTGAAGAGGAAATGAAAAAAATTGTCAAAGAGAACTTTCCATGTATTCGTGAGGAGATCACAAAAGAAGAGGCTCTTGAGCTTTTTAAGGATGACCCTTATAAGGTTGAGTTGATTAATGAGCATGCAGATGATGCGGCTGGCTTAACTGTTTACCGTCAGGGTGAATTTGTGGACCTTTGTCGTGGTCCTCATGTGCCGTCAACAGGTCGGATTCGGGTCTTTCATTTGTTAAATGTAGCTGGAGCTTACTGGCGTGGCAATAGCGATAATAACATGATGCAGCGTGTCTATGGGACAGCCTGGTTTGATAAAAAGGACCTCAAGGCCTATTTGACACGCCTTGAGGAGGCTAAGGAGCGCGATCACCGTAAGCTAGGCAAGGAGCTTGATTTGTTTATGATCTCTCAGGAGGTAGGACAAGGCTTGCCATTTTGGCTACCAAATGGAGCGACGATTCGTCGCACGCTTGAGCGCTATATCACTGATAAAGAGCTGGCATCAGGCTATCAGCATGTTTATACTCCGCCGCTTGCTTCAGTTGAGCTTTATAAAACATCAGGCCACTGGGAGCATTATCAGGAGGATATGTTCCCGACAATGGATATGGGAGATGGTGAAGAATTTGTCCTTCGTCCAATGAATTGCCCACACCATATTCAGGTTTATAAAAACCATGTGCATTCCTATCGCGAGCTGCCGATTCGTATTGCAGAGCTTGGTATGATGCACCGCTATGAAAAATCAGGGGCTCTTTCAGGGCTTCAGCGCGTGCGGGAGATGACCTTAAACGATGGGCACCTGTTTGTGACGCCAGAGCAGATTCAGGAGGAATTCCAGCGAGCTCTTCAGCTGATTATTGACGTTTATGAGGATTTTAACCTAACAGATTACCGCTTCCGTCTGTCCTATCGTGATCCAAAGGATACACATAAATATTACGATAACGATGAGATGTGGGAAAATGCTCAAAGCATGCTGAAGGCTGCGCTTGATGAAATGGGCGCTGATTACTTTGAAGCAGAAGGAGAGGCTGCCTTTTACGGGCCAAAGCTTGATATTCAGGTCAAAACAGCCCTTGGAAATGAAGAAACCCTATCAACCATTCAGCTGGACTTCTTACTGCCTGAGCGTTTTAATCTGAGCTATATTGGTGCTGATGGAGAAGAACACCGTCCGGTGATGATCCACCGCGGGGTGATTTCAACCATGGAGCGCTTTACTGCTATTTTGATTGAAACCTATAAGGGAGCTTTCCCAACATGGCTGGCACCACGTCAGGTAACAGTTATCCCAATTTCCAATGAGGCCCATATTGACTATGCTTGGGAGGTTGCTAAAATCCTTCGTGATCATGGGATTCGTGCAGATGTGGATGATCGTAATGAGAAAATGCAATATAAGATTCGTGCCTCTCAAACCAGTAAAATCCCTTACCAATTAATCGTTGGTGATAAGGAGATGCAGGACAAGTCAGTTAATGTGCGCCGCTATGGCAGTAAGGCAACACATACCGAAGCTATTTCAGCATTTGTTGATAACATTTTGGCTGATATTGCCCGCAAATCACGCCCAGCTGAAGGCTAA
- the mgtA gene encoding glycosyltransferase, with protein MRVGLFTDTYFPQVSGVATSIRTLKEELEKEGHEVYIFTTTDKHVKRFEDPTIIRLPSVPFVSFTDRRVVYRGLISSYKIAKEYHLDIIHTQTEFSLGLLGKMVGKALRIPVVHTYHTQYEDYVSYIANGKIIRPSMVKPLLRGYLKDLDGVICPSRIVLNLLEGYEVTIPKRVIPTGIALENYVREDIKKEDVAALRKELAISDDETMLLSLSRVSYEKNIQAIIHQLPAVLSENSRIKLVIVGDGPYLQALKELAVSLGVEDHVVFTGMIAHDQVGLYYKACDFFISASTSETQGLTYIESLASGKPIIAHGNPYLDDLITDKMFGTLYYAESELSDAIIDAILETPQMNQRLLDEKRYEISAQHFGKSVYTFYLDTLISRHNKETKKLSLYLNRTEKSGSIKLVQGAIHLPKRAAKATALTSVKVLKAPIKLVNAIRDFLD; from the coding sequence ATGCGTGTAGGTCTATTTACAGATACCTATTTTCCACAGGTTTCCGGAGTGGCTACCAGTATTCGCACCCTAAAGGAGGAGCTGGAAAAAGAGGGGCATGAGGTCTATATTTTCACAACAACAGACAAGCATGTTAAGCGCTTTGAGGATCCGACCATTATTCGGTTACCAAGTGTTCCTTTTGTGTCCTTTACGGATCGTCGTGTGGTTTATCGTGGGCTCATTTCCTCCTACAAGATTGCTAAGGAATATCATTTAGACATTATCCATACTCAAACAGAGTTTAGCTTAGGTTTGTTGGGCAAAATGGTGGGCAAGGCCTTAAGAATTCCGGTTGTTCACACCTATCATACCCAGTATGAGGATTATGTGAGCTATATTGCTAATGGTAAGATCATTCGACCTAGCATGGTCAAGCCCCTGCTTCGTGGGTATTTAAAGGACCTTGATGGTGTTATTTGCCCAAGTCGGATTGTGCTAAATCTTTTGGAAGGGTACGAGGTAACCATTCCTAAGCGTGTGATTCCGACTGGCATTGCACTAGAGAACTATGTTCGTGAGGATATTAAAAAAGAAGATGTCGCTGCCTTGAGAAAGGAATTGGCCATTTCTGATGATGAGACCATGCTATTGAGCCTGTCGCGGGTGTCTTATGAGAAGAATATTCAGGCTATTATCCATCAGCTGCCAGCTGTTTTGAGTGAAAATAGCAGGATCAAGCTTGTCATTGTTGGTGATGGTCCTTATCTTCAAGCCTTAAAGGAGCTGGCTGTCAGCTTAGGCGTTGAGGATCATGTGGTCTTTACTGGTATGATTGCTCATGATCAGGTTGGGCTTTATTATAAGGCCTGTGATTTCTTTATTTCAGCGTCAACGAGTGAGACACAGGGGCTAACTTATATTGAGAGCCTTGCTAGTGGCAAGCCCATCATCGCTCATGGCAATCCCTACCTAGATGATTTGATTACCGATAAGATGTTTGGAACACTTTATTATGCTGAGTCAGAATTGTCAGATGCGATTATTGATGCCATTTTAGAAACACCTCAAATGAACCAGAGGCTGCTAGATGAGAAGCGCTATGAGATTTCAGCTCAGCATTTTGGCAAATCAGTGTACACCTTTTATTTAGATACCTTGATTTCGCGACACAATAAAGAGACGAAAAAGCTAAGTCTCTATCTCAATCGAACAGAAAAGAGTGGCTCAATCAAGCTGGTTCAAGGAGCGATTCACTTGCCTAAGCGAGCAGCTAAGGCAACTGCACTGACATCTGTCAAGGTGCTCAAAGCCCCTATCAAGCTGGTCAATGCGATCCGAGACTTTTTGGACTAA
- a CDS encoding glycosyltransferase, translated as MKVLLYLEAENYLRKSGIGRAIKHQAKALSLVGQEFTTDPKDDYDLVHLNTYGLKSWLLMSKAQKAGKKVIMHGHSTEEDFRNSFIFSNLVSPLFKAYLCRFYNKADAIITPTPYSKALIEHYGVKTPIFAVSNGIDLEQYGANADKEAAFRRYFNLKEGEKVVMGAGLFFLRKGIDEFVKVAEMMPDVRFIWFGDTNKWVIPARVRQIVNGKHPDNVIFPGYIKGDVYEGAMTGADAFFFPSREETEGIVVLEALASRQHLVLRDIPVYEGWIDQDSAELANDTSGFVAALRRILSGESNKTEAGYRVAEGRSLDRIAHQLVAIYQKVMEL; from the coding sequence ATGAAAGTCTTATTGTATTTAGAAGCAGAAAATTATTTAAGAAAATCAGGTATCGGGCGAGCGATTAAGCATCAGGCAAAAGCGCTATCGCTTGTGGGACAGGAGTTCACCACTGATCCAAAGGACGACTATGATTTGGTTCATCTCAATACCTATGGGCTTAAAAGCTGGCTTTTGATGTCAAAGGCTCAAAAGGCCGGTAAAAAGGTGATCATGCATGGGCATTCGACAGAGGAGGATTTTAGAAATTCCTTTATTTTTTCAAATCTAGTGTCTCCTTTATTCAAAGCCTATCTCTGCCGCTTTTACAATAAGGCGGACGCCATTATCACACCGACCCCTTATTCTAAAGCCTTGATTGAGCATTACGGGGTTAAGACTCCTATTTTTGCAGTATCTAATGGGATTGATTTGGAGCAATATGGTGCTAATGCTGACAAAGAAGCTGCCTTTCGGCGTTATTTTAACCTCAAAGAGGGTGAGAAGGTAGTCATGGGAGCGGGGCTTTTCTTTCTTAGAAAAGGGATTGATGAGTTTGTTAAGGTTGCTGAGATGATGCCAGATGTTCGGTTTATCTGGTTTGGTGATACCAATAAATGGGTTATTCCTGCTCGTGTCCGCCAGATTGTCAACGGTAAGCACCCCGATAATGTGATCTTCCCTGGTTATATCAAGGGAGATGTGTATGAGGGGGCTATGACTGGGGCTGACGCCTTTTTCTTCCCAAGTCGTGAGGAAACAGAAGGCATTGTGGTTCTCGAAGCCTTAGCCAGCCGGCAGCATCTTGTTTTACGCGATATACCAGTCTATGAGGGCTGGATTGATCAAGACAGTGCTGAGTTGGCAAATGATACCTCAGGCTTTGTTGCAGCCTTAAGACGCATTCTTTCAGGGGAAAGCAACAAAACAGAGGCCGGCTATCGTGTCGCCGAGGGGCGCAGCCTTGATAGGATTGCTCATCAATTAGTGGCTATTTATCAAAAAGTAATGGAGTTATAA
- the amyS gene encoding cytoplasmic alpha-amylase: protein MSHQLLMQAFEWYLPADGRHWQRLKSSIPELQQLGVSQLWLPPAFKGTSSDDVGYGVYDLFDLGEFNQNGTVSTKYGSKEDYLQLIAALKEAKIKPIADVVLNHKANGDHKERFSVIKMNPENRQQALTEPYEIEGWTGFDFPGRQNTYNDFKWHWYHFTGLDYDAKANETGIYMITGDNKGWANDELIDDEHGNFDYLMYNDLDFKHPEVIQNLQDWAKWFIETTGIEGFRLDAVKHIDSYFIQTFINDIRTQLKPDLEVFGEYWKSDQESMEDYLEATKAQFALVDVALHMSFFNASQQGADFDLTTIFDGSLVASRPDLAITFVENHDTQRGQALESTVEEWFKPLAYGLILLRQEGKPCLFYGDYYGISGDYPQQSFKEVITKMAELRQQLVYGEQIDYFDHANCIGWTCLGDDQRPQPLAVVLSNGDAGWKHMEVGQAYAGQVFCDFLDNCQETVVVAEDGWADFKVEAGSISAWVLQKAQPKEEA, encoded by the coding sequence ATGAGTCATCAACTATTAATGCAGGCCTTTGAATGGTATTTGCCTGCCGATGGAAGGCATTGGCAAAGGCTGAAAAGCAGTATTCCTGAGCTACAACAGCTAGGGGTTAGTCAGCTGTGGCTGCCGCCTGCCTTTAAGGGCACTAGCTCTGATGATGTGGGGTACGGTGTTTACGATTTGTTTGATTTGGGAGAGTTTAACCAAAATGGAACTGTCAGCACAAAATATGGCAGCAAAGAGGATTATTTGCAGCTGATTGCAGCCCTAAAAGAGGCAAAAATAAAGCCTATTGCTGATGTTGTGCTGAACCACAAGGCTAATGGTGATCACAAGGAACGCTTTTCTGTGATCAAAATGAATCCAGAGAACCGTCAGCAGGCCCTTACAGAGCCCTATGAGATTGAAGGCTGGACAGGCTTTGATTTTCCCGGCAGACAAAATACCTATAATGACTTTAAATGGCACTGGTACCATTTTACGGGATTGGATTATGACGCCAAGGCTAATGAAACAGGTATTTACATGATCACCGGTGATAACAAGGGCTGGGCCAATGATGAGCTGATTGACGATGAGCATGGTAATTTTGATTATCTAATGTACAATGACTTAGATTTCAAGCATCCTGAGGTAATCCAAAATTTACAGGATTGGGCCAAGTGGTTTATTGAGACAACTGGTATTGAGGGCTTTCGTTTAGACGCTGTGAAGCATATTGATTCTTATTTTATTCAGACCTTTATCAATGATATTCGTACCCAGCTAAAGCCCGATTTAGAGGTTTTTGGAGAATACTGGAAGTCTGATCAGGAATCTATGGAGGATTACCTCGAAGCAACGAAGGCTCAGTTTGCTCTAGTTGATGTTGCGCTGCACATGTCCTTTTTTAATGCTAGCCAGCAGGGAGCTGATTTTGATTTGACCACTATTTTTGATGGCAGTCTTGTGGCTAGTCGGCCAGACCTTGCTATTACCTTTGTGGAAAACCATGACACCCAAAGAGGGCAAGCCTTAGAGTCAACTGTTGAGGAATGGTTCAAGCCCTTAGCCTATGGCCTGATTCTTTTACGACAAGAGGGCAAGCCCTGTCTTTTTTATGGTGATTATTATGGTATTTCTGGAGACTACCCTCAGCAAAGTTTTAAGGAGGTTATCACAAAAATGGCAGAGCTCAGGCAGCAGCTGGTCTATGGGGAGCAGATTGATTACTTTGATCATGCCAATTGTATCGGCTGGACCTGCTTAGGAGATGATCAGCGTCCTCAGCCTTTGGCAGTTGTTTTGTCTAATGGCGATGCAGGCTGGAAGCACATGGAGGTTGGTCAAGCCTATGCTGGTCAAGTTTTTTGTGATTTCTTAGACAATTGTCAGGAGACTGTTGTTGTTGCTGAGGATGGCTGGGCAGATTTCAAGGTAGAGGCAGGCTCTATCTCAGCCTGGGTGTTACAAAAAGCACAGCCAAAAGAAGAAGCTTAG
- the ccpA_2 gene encoding Catabolite control protein A has protein sequence MNTDDTITIYDVAREAGVSMATVSRVVNGNKNVKENTRKKVLEVIDRLDYRPNAVARGLASKKTTTVGVVIPNIANSYFSILAKGIDDIAAMYKYNIVLASSDEDDDKEVNVVNTLFAKQVDGIIFMGHHLTDKIRAEFSRSRTPIVLAGTVDLDHQLPSVNIDYKAAVADVVDILAKDHQSIAFVSGPLIDDINGKVRLAGYKDGLKKNKLDFKEGLVFEANYSYKEGFELAQRVINSGATAAYVAEDELAAGLLNGLFEAGKRVPEDFEIITSNDSPVVQYTRPNLSSISQPVYDLGAVSMRMLTKIMNKEELEEKEILLNHGIKKRGTTK, from the coding sequence ATGAATACAGATGATACAATCACGATTTATGATGTTGCTCGCGAAGCGGGAGTTTCAATGGCGACAGTTAGTCGAGTTGTAAATGGTAACAAAAATGTAAAGGAAAATACCCGCAAAAAGGTCTTAGAGGTTATTGATCGTCTCGATTATCGTCCAAATGCTGTTGCTCGTGGTCTTGCAAGTAAAAAGACAACAACAGTCGGTGTTGTGATTCCTAATATTGCAAATAGCTATTTTTCTATTCTGGCAAAGGGAATTGATGATATTGCTGCTATGTACAAGTACAATATTGTTCTTGCTTCAAGTGATGAGGACGATGATAAAGAGGTCAATGTTGTGAATACCCTCTTTGCAAAGCAGGTCGATGGCATTATTTTCATGGGACATCACTTGACTGACAAGATTCGGGCAGAGTTTTCTCGTTCGCGTACGCCAATCGTTCTGGCAGGAACGGTTGATCTGGATCATCAGCTGCCAAGTGTTAACATTGATTATAAGGCGGCTGTTGCTGATGTGGTGGATATTTTAGCTAAAGACCACCAAAGCATTGCCTTTGTTTCAGGGCCGCTCATTGATGATATCAACGGAAAGGTGCGTTTAGCTGGCTACAAGGACGGACTCAAGAAGAACAAGCTTGACTTTAAAGAGGGTCTGGTGTTTGAGGCCAACTATTCTTATAAGGAAGGCTTTGAGCTGGCTCAGCGTGTGATCAATTCCGGAGCGACAGCTGCCTATGTTGCAGAGGACGAGCTGGCAGCAGGCCTTTTGAATGGTCTTTTTGAAGCTGGTAAGCGTGTTCCAGAAGACTTTGAGATTATCACAAGCAATGATTCTCCAGTCGTTCAGTACACACGTCCAAATTTGAGCTCTATCAGCCAGCCGGTCTATGACTTGGGGGCTGTTAGCATGCGTATGCTCACTAAGATCATGAATAAGGAAGAATTAGAAGAAAAAGAAATTTTATTGAACCATGGCATTAAAAAGCGTGGGACAACAAAATAG
- the pepQ gene encoding Xaa-Pro dipeptidase, with protein MTKLDQIRLYLNQEKAELAIFSDSVTINYLTGFLCDPHERQMFLFVYHDKAPVLFVPALEVARAEQLLDFPVFGYVDSENPWEKIKSVLPSTAAKTIYAEFDHLNITKFQGLQSVFSGRFDNLTPYIQRMRLIKSADEIQKMLIAGEFADKAVNVGFDNISLDVTETDIIAQIEFEMKKQGISKMSFETMVLTGNNAANPHGIPGTNKIENNALLLFDLGVETLGYTSDMTRTVAVGKPDQFKLDIYQLCLEAQLTALDMIKPGVTAAQVDAAARQVIEKAGYGDYFNHRLGHGIGMDVHEFPSIMAGNDLILEEGMCFSVEPGIYIPGKVGVRIEDCGHVTKDGFELFTQTPKELLYFEG; from the coding sequence ATGACTAAATTAGATCAAATTCGTTTGTACCTTAATCAGGAAAAGGCTGAGCTTGCTATCTTTTCTGATTCTGTAACGATCAATTACTTAACTGGTTTTTTATGTGATCCTCATGAAAGGCAGATGTTCCTATTTGTCTATCATGACAAGGCTCCTGTTTTGTTTGTACCAGCTTTAGAGGTTGCAAGGGCTGAACAATTGCTGGACTTCCCTGTTTTTGGCTACGTTGACTCTGAAAATCCTTGGGAAAAAATCAAGTCTGTCCTACCAAGCACAGCAGCAAAGACCATTTACGCTGAGTTTGATCATTTGAACATTACCAAGTTTCAAGGGCTGCAGAGTGTCTTTTCAGGACGCTTTGACAATCTAACCCCTTACATTCAAAGAATGCGGCTCATCAAGTCTGCTGACGAAATTCAAAAAATGCTGATTGCTGGAGAATTTGCCGATAAGGCTGTCAATGTGGGCTTTGATAATATTTCACTTGACGTCACCGAGACAGATATCATCGCTCAAATCGAATTTGAAATGAAAAAACAAGGCATCAGCAAGATGAGCTTTGAAACGATGGTTTTAACTGGTAACAACGCTGCAAACCCACATGGCATTCCAGGAACCAATAAAATCGAAAACAATGCCCTGCTGCTCTTTGACCTTGGTGTTGAAACATTAGGCTATACTAGCGACATGACGCGTACAGTTGCCGTTGGAAAGCCAGACCAATTTAAGCTTGATATTTATCAGCTTTGCTTAGAGGCTCAGCTAACTGCTCTTGATATGATTAAGCCAGGAGTGACTGCAGCTCAGGTAGATGCCGCTGCTCGCCAAGTGATTGAAAAGGCTGGCTATGGCGACTACTTCAATCACAGGCTCGGCCATGGTATCGGTATGGACGTTCACGAATTTCCATCAATCATGGCTGGCAATGACCTGATTCTTGAAGAAGGCATGTGCTTCTCAGTTGAGCCTGGTATCTATATCCCAGGCAAGGTTGGGGTTCGTATTGAGGACTGTGGTCACGTAACTAAAGACGGCTTTGAGCTCTTCACCCAAACACCAAAAGAATTACTATACTTTGAAGGGTAA
- the bmrA_2 gene encoding ABC transporter, ATP-binding/permease protein, with protein MKSILQVISKWQLCLYSLLALLYSLQGLLLSVLIQIAGQIDMNNKGMVLLFGLGGVAFFVFIYMCMYLNNILARSMVRAFNCLIAKKALYHFYHKQLNYFTSALNSFLTQDIPMFWQEYLVPLFIYPVFGLSILASVLYLLLQDIYIGIAFTIGGFLMIIPQFVFNHLLQSRGLELSQAREKSLASITDFTKGADTIQSNQANEAFAHHVLEMIQHMEDKQYSYYTTHNLVMFWTGPLKGIGLVSPLIIGLLVMSYSSLSLTTLIAMITASTNLVSPLQQLLEATSSLQSATAVKEKMVRVLALEEETKHQALTPTDDLTLDIYFKRLDKYFDHRLIFQGIDGHISAGHKTLLTGASGSGKSTLFALLCGEDKDYSGTIYFEAANGKRYFPSYDVVSLIHQKPYIFEGSLRDNLTLFQDYSDQRLKEILQQVHLWNELNGDLDLHLDGQNLSGGQIMKLEIARCLLILKPILLADEVTAALDKESAREIRELLHSLPCTMVEIAHKYNAQSYDCIYHLKDKELVRCS; from the coding sequence ATGAAAAGTATTTTACAAGTCATTTCAAAATGGCAGCTTTGCTTGTATAGTTTATTGGCTTTGCTCTATTCCTTGCAGGGACTATTGTTATCAGTATTAATTCAGATAGCAGGGCAAATTGATATGAACAATAAAGGAATGGTATTGCTTTTTGGTCTTGGAGGCGTAGCTTTTTTTGTCTTTATTTATATGTGCATGTATCTTAATAACATTTTAGCACGTTCTATGGTTAGAGCGTTTAATTGCCTTATTGCAAAGAAGGCTTTATATCATTTTTATCATAAACAGCTCAACTATTTTACTTCAGCCTTAAATTCGTTTTTGACCCAAGATATTCCTATGTTTTGGCAGGAGTATTTGGTCCCCTTATTCATTTATCCTGTTTTTGGCCTATCTATCTTAGCCTCTGTCTTGTACCTTCTTTTGCAGGATATTTATATTGGTATTGCCTTTACTATTGGTGGCTTTTTGATGATTATTCCACAGTTTGTGTTCAATCACTTACTTCAATCACGAGGCTTAGAGCTTAGTCAGGCGAGGGAGAAAAGCCTAGCCAGTATCACCGATTTTACTAAGGGGGCAGACACGATACAGAGTAATCAAGCCAACGAAGCTTTTGCTCACCATGTGTTAGAAATGATTCAGCATATGGAAGACAAGCAATATAGCTATTATACTACCCACAATCTGGTAATGTTTTGGACTGGTCCATTAAAAGGGATTGGCTTGGTTAGTCCTCTTATTATTGGTCTGTTGGTGATGAGCTATTCAAGTCTATCACTAACAACTCTCATTGCTATGATAACAGCTTCTACGAATCTTGTCTCTCCCTTGCAGCAATTATTAGAAGCTACTTCGAGTTTACAGTCTGCAACTGCTGTTAAGGAGAAGATGGTTAGAGTATTGGCTCTGGAGGAAGAGACAAAACATCAAGCCTTAACCCCTACAGATGATCTTACACTTGATATCTACTTTAAGAGGTTAGATAAGTATTTTGATCATAGGCTTATTTTTCAAGGGATAGATGGTCATATTTCAGCAGGGCACAAAACCTTGCTAACAGGAGCCAGTGGTAGTGGGAAATCTACTTTATTTGCTCTTTTGTGTGGTGAGGATAAGGATTATTCTGGAACTATTTATTTTGAAGCTGCCAATGGAAAACGCTATTTTCCTTCCTATGATGTTGTGTCTTTGATACATCAAAAGCCTTACATATTTGAAGGAAGCTTGCGAGATAATCTCACGCTGTTTCAGGATTATTCGGACCAGCGACTAAAGGAGATATTACAGCAGGTTCATCTTTGGAATGAGCTAAACGGAGATCTTGATCTCCATCTAGATGGGCAAAATCTCTCTGGCGGGCAAATCATGAAGCTGGAAATTGCACGCTGCTTGCTGATACTAAAACCGATTTTGCTGGCTGATGAGGTCACAGCTGCCCTAGACAAAGAAAGCGCCAGAGAGATTCGTGAGTTACTCCATTCACTCCCCTGCACCATGGTTGAGATAGCTCATAAATATAATGCACAGTCTTATGATTGCATTTATCACTTAAAGGATAAAGAGCTGGTCAGGTGCTCTTGA
- a CDS encoding DNA-binding protein translates to MNIREKFKAIRKQRRLSLKTLGKIAGSATSISDFENGKTNLSNDVLLQLLGFMIVEINELFEWEDFHEKELVEAIKQIELAIKSKHIPALSQLQQDFQSLSKTKEQYIYHIISLILTITIAEYQNKEIDPHIMSELTDYFFFLEYWTNLDVGLLGNIVHYMTTDALILLTNDILEHTPQVLRNNLDRIRIDTVLNCLTVLINRKEEKASRTLLKLLFNKHYPNYFAFEKLYLHELQAVYDFNWKDKEQALAAHHVILATISLLFTADEAKEWDSFFQESTSSL, encoded by the coding sequence ATGAATATCAGAGAGAAATTTAAAGCAATTCGTAAACAAAGAAGACTATCCTTAAAAACGCTTGGTAAAATAGCTGGCTCAGCCACTAGTATTTCTGACTTCGAAAATGGAAAAACGAACCTTTCTAATGATGTTTTATTGCAGCTTTTAGGCTTTATGATTGTTGAAATAAACGAGCTATTCGAATGGGAGGATTTTCACGAAAAGGAATTGGTTGAAGCCATCAAGCAAATCGAACTGGCAATAAAATCTAAACATATTCCTGCTCTATCTCAGCTACAGCAGGACTTTCAAAGCTTATCTAAGACAAAGGAACAGTACATTTACCACATCATCTCACTGATCCTAACCATCACCATTGCAGAATATCAAAACAAAGAGATCGATCCACACATCATGTCTGAGCTAACAGACTACTTCTTTTTCTTGGAGTATTGGACTAACCTTGATGTCGGCCTACTAGGAAACATCGTCCACTACATGACAACAGATGCCCTAATCTTATTGACAAATGACATCTTAGAGCATACGCCTCAAGTACTCCGAAATAACCTAGATCGTATTAGGATCGATACTGTATTAAACTGTCTTACTGTCTTGATTAATCGTAAAGAGGAGAAGGCAAGCAGAACACTTCTTAAATTATTATTTAACAAACATTATCCTAATTACTTTGCCTTTGAAAAGCTCTATTTACATGAATTACAAGCAGTCTATGATTTTAACTGGAAAGATAAAGAACAGGCGCTTGCAGCTCATCACGTCATACTGGCTACCATTTCATTACTATTTACAGCTGATGAAGCCAAAGAATGGGACAGCTTCTTTCAAGAAAGTACTAGCTCTTTGTAA